From Vicugna pacos chromosome 6, VicPac4, whole genome shotgun sequence, a single genomic window includes:
- the ARHGAP5 gene encoding rho GTPase-activating protein 5 isoform X3 has protein sequence MMAKNKEPRPPSYTIGVVGLSGTEKDKGNCGVGKSCLCNRFVRSKADEYYPEHTSVLSTIDFGGRVVNNDHFLYWGDITQSGEDGVECKIHVIEQTEFIDDQTFLPHRSTNLQPYIKRAAASKLQSAEKLMYICTDQLGLEQDFEQKQMPEGKLNVDGFLLCIDVSQGCNRKFDDQLKFVNNLFVQLSKSKKPVIIAATKCDECVDHYLREVQAFASNKKNLLVVETSARFNVNIETCFTALVQMLDKTRGKPKIIPYLDAYKTQRQLVVTATDKFEKLVQTVRDYHATWKTVSNKLKNHPDYEEYINLEGTRKARNTFSKHIEQLKQEHIRKRREEYINTLPRAFNTLLPNLEEIEHMNWSEALKLMEKRADFQLCFVVLEKTPWDETDHIDKINDRRIPFDLLSTLEAEKVYQNHVQHLISEKRRVEMKEKFKKTLEKIQFISPGQPWEEVMCFVMEDEAFKYITEADSKEVYGRHQREIVEKAKEEFQEMLFEHSELFYDLDLNATPSSDKMSEIHTVLSEEPRYKALQKLAPDRESLLLKHIGFVYHPTKETCLSGQNCTDIKVEQLLASSLLQLDHGRLRLYHDSTNIDKVNLFILGKDGLAQELANEIRTQSTDDEYALDGKIYELDLRPVDAKSPYLLSQLWTAAFKPHGCFCVFNSIESLNFIGEFIGKIRTEASQIRKDKYMANLPFTLILANQRDSISKNLPILRHQGQQLANKLQCPFVDVPAGTYPRKFNETQIKQALRGVLESVKHNLDVVSPVPTNKDVSEADLRIVMCAMCGDPFSVDLILSPFLDSHSCSAAQAGQNNSLMLDKIIGEKRRRIQITILSYHSSIGVRKDELVHGYILVYSAKRKASMGMLRAFLSEVQDTIPVQLVAVTDSQADFFENEAIKELMTEGEHIATEITAKFTALYSLSQYHRQTEVFTLFFSDVLEKKNMIENSYLSDTTRESTHPSEDVFLPSPRDPYNNYPDSDDDTEAPPPYSPIGDDVQLLPTPSDRSRYRLDLEGNEYPVHSTPNCHDHERNHKVPPPIKPKPVVPKTNVKKLDPNLLKTIEAGIGKNPRKQTSRVPLAHPEDMDPSDNYSEPIDTIFKQKGYSDEIYVVPDDSQNRIIKIRNSFVNNTQGEEENGFSDRTSKSHGERRPSKYKYKSKTLFSKAKSYYRRTHSDASDDEAFTTSKTKRKGRHRGSEEDPLLSPVETWKGGIDNPAITSDQELDEKKMKKKTHKVKEDKKTLT, from the exons ATGATGGCAAAAAACAAAGAGCCTCGCCCCCCATCCTATACCATTGGTGTAGTTGGACTCTCTGGGACTGAAAAAGACAAAGGTAACTGTGGAGTTGGAAAGTCTTGTTTGTGCAATAGATTTGTACGCTCAAAAGCAGATGAATATTATCCAGAGCATACTTCTGTGCTTAGCACCATTGACTTTGGAGGACGAGTAGTAAACAATGATCACTTTTTGTACTGGGGTGACATAACACAAAGTGGTGAAGATGGAGTGGAATGCAAAATTCATGTCATTGAACAGACAGAGTTCATTGATGACCAGACTTTCTTGCCTCATCGGAGTACGAATTTGCAACCATATATAAAACGTGCAGCTGCCTCTAAATTGCAGTCAGCAGAAAAACTAATGTACATTTGCACAGATCAACTAGGCTTGGAGCAAGACTTTGAACAGAAGCAAATGCCAGAAGGGAAGCTCAATGTAGATGGATTCTTACTGTGCATTGACGTAAGTCAGGGATGCAATAGGAAGTTTGATGATCAACTTAAATTTGTGAATAACCTTTTTGTCCAGCTATCAAAATCAAAAAAACCTGTAATAATAGCAGCAACTAAATGTGATGAATGTGTGGATCATTATCTTAGAGAAGTTCAGGCGTTTGCTTCAAACAAAAAGAACCTTCTTGTAGTGGAAACATCAGCACGATTTAATGTCAACATTGAGACGTGTTTCACTGCACTGGTACAAATGTTGGATAAAACTCGTGGCAAGCCTAAAATTATTCCCTATTTGGATGCTTATAAAACACAGAGACAACTTGTTGTCACAGCAACAGATAAGTTTGAAAAACTTGTGCAGACTGTGAGAGATTATCATGCAACTTGGAAAACTGTTAGTAATAAATTGAAAAATCATCCTGATTATGAAGAATACATCAATTTAGAGGGAACAAGAAAGGCCAGAAATACATTCTCAAAACATATAGAACAACTTAAACAGGAACAtataagaaaaaggagagaagaatatataaatactttACCAAGAGCTTTTAACACTCTTTTGCCAAATCTGGAAGAGATTGAACATATGAATTGGTCAGAAGCTTTGAAGTTAATGGAAAAGAGAGCAGattttcagttatgttttgtgGTGCTAGAAAAAACGCCTTGGGATGAAACTGACCATATAGACAAAATTAATGATAGACGGATCCCATTTGACCTCCTGAGCACTTTAGAAGCTGAAAAAGTCTATCAGAACCATGTACAACATCTAATATCAGAGAAGAGGAGggtagaaatgaaggaaaaattcaAGAAGACTTTGGAAAAAATTCAGTTCATTTCACCTGGGCAGCCATGGGAGGAAGTTATGTGCTTTGTTATGGAGGATGAAGCCTTCAAATatatcactgaggctgatagcAAAGAGGTGTATGGTAGGCACCAGCGAGAAATAGTTGAAAAAGCCAAAGAAGaatttcaggaaatgctttttgaGCATTCTGAACTTTTTTATGATTTAGATCTTAATGCAACACCTAGTTCAGATAAAATGAGTGAAATTCATACAGTTTTGAGTGAAGAACCTAGATATAAAGCTTTACAGAAACTTGCACCTGATAGGGAGTCTCTTCTACTTAAGCATATAGGGTTTGTTTATCATCCCACTAAAGAAACATGTCTTAGTGGCCAAAACTGTACAGATATTAAAGTGGAGCAATTACTTGCCAGTAGTCTTTTGCAGTTGGATCATGGCCGCTTAAGGTTGTATCATGATAGTACCAATATAGATAAAGTTAACCTTTTCATTTTAGGGAAGGATGGCCTTGCCCAAGAACTAGCAAATGAGATAAGGACACAATCCACTGATGATGAGTATGCCTTAGAtggaaaaatttatgaacttgATCTTCGGCCAGTTGATGCCAAGTCGCCTTACCTTTTAAGTCAGTTATGGACTGCTGCCTTTAAACCACATGGGTGCTTCTGTGTATTTAATTCCATTGAGTCACTGAATTTTATTGGGgaatttattggaaaaataagAACTGAAGCTTCTCagatcagaaaagataaatatatggCTAACCTTCCATTTACATTAATTCTGGCTAATCAGAGAGATTCTATCAGTAAGAATCTACCAATTCTCAGGCACCAAGGGCAACAGTTGGCAAACAAGTTACAGTGTCCTTTTGTAGATGTACCCGCTGGTACATATCCTCGTAAATTTAATGAAACCCAAATAAAGCAAGCTCTAAGAGGAGTATTAGAATCAGTTAAACATAATTTAGATGTGGTGAGCCCAGTTCCCACCAATAAGGATGTATCAGAAGCTGACTTGAGGATTGTCATGTGTGCGATGTGTGGTGATCCATTTAGCGTGGACCTTATTCTGTCGCCCTTTCTTGATTCTCATTCTTGTAGTGCTGCTCAAGCTGGACAGAATAATTCCCTAATGCTTGATAAAATCATTGGTGAAAAAAGGAGACGAATACAGATCACGATATTGTCATACCATTCTTCAATTGGAGTAAGGAAAGATGAACTGGTTCATGGGTATATATTAGTTTATTCTGCCAAACGAAAAGCATCAATGGGAATGCTTCGAGCATTTCTATCGGAAGTTCAGGACACCATTCCTGTACAGCTGGTGGCAGTTACTGATAGCCAAGCAGACTTTTTTGAAAATGAGGCCATCAAGGAGTTAATGACTGAAGGAGAACATATTGCAACTGAGATCACTGCTAAATTTACAGCACTATATTCTTTATCTCAGTATCATCGGCAGACTGAGGTCTTTACACTGTTTTTCAGTGATGttctagagaagaaaaatatgataGAAAATTCCTATTTATCTGATACTACAAGGGAATCAACCCATCCAAGTGAAGAtgttttcctaccatctcccagAGACCCCTATAACAACTACCCTGATTCAGATGATGATACAGAAGCACCCCCTCCTTACAGTCCAATTGGGGATGATGTACAGTTGCTTCCAACACCTAGTGACCGTTCCAGATATAGATTAGATTTGGAAGGAAATGAATATCCTGTTCACAGCACCCCAAACTGTCATGACCATGAACGCAACCATAAAGTGCCTCCACCTATTAAACCTAAACCAGTTGTACCTAAGACAAATGTGAAAAAATTGGATCCAAACCTTTTAAAAACAATTGAAGCTGGTATTGGTAAAAATCCAAGAAAACAGACTTCCCGGGTGCCTTTGGCACATCCTGAAGATATGGATCCTTCAGATAACTATTCAGAACCCATTGACACAATTTTCAAACAGAAGGGCTATTCTGATGAGATATATGTTGTCCCAGATGATAGTCAGAATCGCATTATTAAAATTCGAAATTCATTTGTAAATAACAcccaaggagaggaagaaaatggaTTTTCTGATAGAACCTCAAAAAGTCATGGGGAACGGAGACcttcaaaatacaaatataaatctAAAACCCTGTTTAGTAAAGCCAAGTCATACTATAGAAGAACACATTCAGATGCAAGTGATGATGAGGCTTTCACCActtctaaaacaaaaagaaaaggaagacatcGGGGAAGTGAAGAAGATCCACTTCTTTCTCCTGTTGAAACTTGGAAAGGTGGTATTGATAATCCTGCAATCACTTCAGACCAGGAGTTAgatgagaagaaaatgaagaagaaaacccacaaagtaaaagaagataaaaag ACCCTGACTTGA